AGGAATGTTGCGCCACCATTTGCCGTGACAAATTCATTTACCCAGGGCAAAAGTCCATCGTTTAAAATTGAAACATCAGGCATAATACTACCTCCATTTATTGCAAAGTTTACAGCACTGAACATTCCACCTATAACAAAAAAGAACAAGAAAATTTTTACAACAGATCTTTTAAATGAGCTACGAATTTCTGAGGGACTAACAGCTCTTTCTGTAATTCTTACCCCATAAAGAAATCCAATTGCCATGGCAGGGAGGAACATGATATTAATCAAAATCGGGGATTCTTTGTGGATAGATTCAATTTGTGGATGAAAGACTAGAAACAGGATTATTGCCAGAGATGCAGAAGAGGCAAACAATATCAAGCCCAAATATTTGTGGTTACTAGACTCATAGGTTGCATCCCAATCGTGCATTTTATGGACTCTTAGGAATATAATTAAAGGCCAAATCGAAAAATCATTTGGTCAAATTATCAATTCTGTTTACCCTTTTTACTGCTAGAATCCACAAGTATTTTGTGAAAAATGGAATTTCCATAATTGTAGCAGGAGGAGTCATTGGAATCTTAGGAATTATTTTTCATCTTCAAGGGTACTCAGTGGTAGGACCTGAATCGTCATTTATGTATTCCAACCCAGATTGGATAACGTATGGAATCCAAATTGCAATAATTGGATTGATTACAGTAGGGATAGGGACAGCAATCATCATTATGAAAAAAGGTTAGTTTGTTACACGAAGTGTGATAGTGCTTCTAATTTTTTGGAGTTTTCTTATTTTGGTTGTTATTATATCATTCATTTGTGCAGGAGTATCTGTGACAAATTCTGCTACCAAGTCATAACTACCAT
This genomic window from Nitrosopumilus ureiphilus contains:
- a CDS encoding Lrp/AsnC ligand binding domain-containing protein, whose protein sequence is MEKAYMLISCEIGEEQSLYSQLKEIPEVKNCLITYGSYDLVAEFVTDTPAQMNDIITTKIRKLQKIRSTITLRVTN